A region from the Wansuia hejianensis genome encodes:
- a CDS encoding Mrp/NBP35 family ATP-binding protein, protein MEKECSNETCTKESCEGCPSREKPNFRAELNSYSSIGHVIGVVSGKGGVGKSLVTASLANAMAAKGYRVGILDADITGPSIPRMFGLQGPAQVDDNGIYPPLTANGIKVMSINLLLPGEEEPVIWRGPIIANMVKQFWTDVVWGELDYLFVDMPPGTGDVPLTVFQSLPVEGVVIVTSPQDLVKMIVTKAYKMAQMMKVPVLGIVENYSYVECPDCGKRIYVFGESHIDEIAASMDLEVLGKMPIQTEYAKAADEGRFAEVLNEYLENAAASLKK, encoded by the coding sequence CAGAGAAAAGCCGAATTTCCGGGCGGAGCTGAACAGCTATTCCAGCATCGGCCATGTGATCGGCGTGGTGAGCGGCAAGGGAGGCGTGGGGAAATCTCTGGTAACCGCGTCCCTGGCCAATGCCATGGCGGCGAAGGGCTACAGGGTTGGGATTCTGGATGCCGATATTACCGGTCCGTCAATTCCCCGTATGTTTGGGCTGCAGGGCCCTGCCCAGGTGGATGACAATGGGATTTATCCGCCGCTGACGGCCAACGGCATTAAGGTGATGTCCATCAATCTGCTGCTGCCGGGTGAGGAAGAGCCTGTAATCTGGCGAGGCCCGATCATTGCCAATATGGTGAAGCAGTTCTGGACAGATGTGGTCTGGGGCGAGCTGGATTATCTGTTTGTGGACATGCCTCCGGGAACAGGCGACGTTCCGCTGACGGTGTTCCAGTCACTGCCGGTGGAGGGTGTCGTGATTGTGACTTCACCTCAGGATCTTGTGAAGATGATTGTGACGAAGGCTTACAAGATGGCCCAGATGATGAAGGTTCCAGTGCTGGGGATTGTGGAAAATTACAGCTATGTGGAATGCCCGGACTGCGGCAAGAGGATCTATGTGTTCGGTGAGAGCCACATCGATGAAATAGCGGCATCTATGGATCTGGAGGTTCTGGGCAAGATGCCGATCCAGACCGAATATGCAAAAGCAGCCGACGAAGGACGGTTTGCGGAAGTCTTAAATGAATATCTGGAGAACGCTGCAGCGTCCCTGAAAAAATAG
- a CDS encoding HPr family phosphocarrier protein, translated as MSETKMKVRFHDAEEVEEFVDAASRCDFDIDIFYNRVIIDAKSILGILSMDLSQALTVQCYGTNPDFNRTLKRFSAMEA; from the coding sequence ATGTCTGAGACGAAAATGAAAGTCAGGTTTCATGATGCAGAAGAAGTTGAAGAGTTTGTTGACGCCGCTTCTAGATGTGATTTCGACATTGATATTTTTTATAACCGTGTAATCATCGACGCCAAGTCCATTCTCGGCATACTCAGCATGGACCTGAGCCAGGCGCTGACTGTTCAGTGTTATGGCACCAATCCGGATTTTAACCGTACCTTAAAGCGGTTTTCCGCGATGGAAGCCTGA